A segment of the Superficieibacter sp. HKU1 genome:
CCATCGATCTCCTGTTACAGGGGCGGCGCGGCGCGCACACCATGTCAATGAAACAGGCCGCCGTCTGGTCTCTGGTCTGGGTCACTCTTTCCCTGCTGTTTAATGCCGCGTTCTGGTGGTATCTCGCCACTACGCAAGGGCGTGCCGTTGCCGATCCGCAGGCGCTGGCGTTTCTTACCGGGTACCTGATCGAAAAAGCCCTGGCGGTGGATAACGTCTTCGTCTGGCTGATGCTGTTCAGCTATTTTGCCGTGCCCGCCGCGCTACAGCGTCGCGTGCTGATCTACGGCGTTCTCGGGGCGATCGTCCTGCGTACCATCATGATCTTCGCTGGCAGCTGGCTGATCGCTCAGTTTGACTGGCTGCTGTACGTCTTCGGTGCCTTTCTGCTGTTTACCGGGATCAAAATGGCGCTGGCGAAAGAAGACGAAAGCGGTATCGGCGAAAAACCGATGGTGCGCTGGCTACGCAGCCATTTACGCATGACGGATAAAATCGAGAGCGAGCATTTCTTCGTGCGCAAAAACGGTCTGCTGTTTGCCACGCCGCTGCTGCTGGTGCTGATTATGGTCGAACTCAGTGACGTGATTTTCGCAGTCGATAGCATCCCGGCTATCTTCGCGGTCACCACCGATCCCTTTATTGTCCTGACCTCAAACCTGTTCGCGATCCTCGGCCTGCGCGCGATGTACTTCCTGCTGGCGGGCGTGGCGGAACGCTTCTCAATGCTGAAATACGGGCTGTCGATCATTCTGGTATTTATCGGTATCAAGATGCTGATCGTCGACTTTTACCATATCCCGATTGCGGTCTCGCTGGGTATCGTGTTCGGCGTTCTGGTGGTCACGCTGCTGGTTAATGTGTGGGTAAACCGCCAGCACGATAAGAAACAGCTCATGCGATAGCGGGCTGTTTAACTAAGGAGCATCAGGCGATATGAATTTCACGCCCGGCAGAATTTGTCCGGGCTTTTTGTTTAATATGTCACATTATTGTTAAATAAAAGTTATAAAATATGATCCGCTCATAAAATCCAGCATATTTCGCTTCCCGAACATTGTTCTTTCCTTATACTCGACCAGGCAAACACTTTGTTACATCCTGAAAGATGCGCCATCAGAGCGCACAAAGGATGAGCAACAACATAATGAAAGGATCAAGAAATGACGACGCAACGTACTCCGGGGCTATTCCAGCGTTTAGCTCAAGGGAGCCTGGTTAAGCAAATTTTAGTAGGTCTTGTGCTGGGTATTTTACTGGCGTGGATTTCAACGCCAGCGGCGATTGCCGTCGGTTTACTGGGCACGCTGTTCGTCGGCGCGCTTAAGGCCGTCGCGCCAGTGCTGGTATTAATGCTGGTCATGGCATCCATTGCCAATCATCAGCACGGGCAAAAAACCTCGATTCGCCCGATTTTGTTCCTCTACCTGCTGGGGACCTTCTCCGCCGCGCTGGTCGCCGTGGTATTCAGTTTCGCTTTCCCATCAACGTTGCACCTGACCAGCAGCGCCAATGATATTGTGCCGCCGTCTGGTATCGTGGAAGTACTGCGCGGCTTGTTGCTGAGCATGGTCGCGAATCCGATCGATGCCCTGCTTAACGCAAACTATATCGGCATTCTTGTCTGGGCGGTTGGCCTGGGTTTTGCCCTGCGTCACGGTAACGAGACCACCAAAAATCTGGTCAATGATATGTCCAGCGCCGTCACCTTTATGGTACGTCTGGTTATTCGTTTTGCGCCGATTGGGATTTTTGGTCTGGTTTCATCAACCCTGGCCACCACCGGTTTTGCAACGCTGTGGGGCTACGCGCACCTGCTGGTGGTGCTGATCAGCTGTATGCTGCTGGTGGCGCTGGTGATTAACCCTCTGCTGGTGTTCTGGAAAATTCGGCGTAACCCCTACCCGCTGGTCTTTGCCTGCCTGCGTGAAAGCGGCGTTTACGCCTTCTTTACCCGCAGCTCTGCCGCCAATATTCCGGTCAATATGGCGCTGTGCGAGAAGCTGAATCTGGACCGCGATACCTATTCCGTCTCTATTCCGCTGGGCGCAACCATTAACATGGCAGGCGCGGCGATCACCATTACGGTGTTAACCCTGGCGGCAGTCAGCACGCTGGGTGTGCCGGTGGATCTGCCGACTGCATTGTTGCTGAGCGTGGTGGCGTCCCTGTGCGCCTGCGGAGCATCCGGCGTGGCGGGCGGCTCTTTGCTGCTCATTCCACTGGCGTGCAATATGTTTGGCATCCCCAATGATATCGCCATGCAGGTAGTGGCCGTCGGGTTTATTATCGGTGTCCTGCAGGATTCCTGTGAAACGGCGCTGAACTCCTCTACCGACGTGCTGTTCACCGCGGCGGCCTGCCAGGCGGAAGACGAACGTCTGGCGAACAACGCCCTGCGCAGTTAATAACGCAGCCTCTCCGTCACCGGGCGGAGGGGCTTTCTTCCTGTACGCGTTTTTCAATCTTAAACGGATCGATACCGCGTTTCTGCATCCGCCAGAAACGAATGATGTTCAGCCCGTTCATAATCAAGAAACTGCCTTCAATCAGCGTGCCGCCAATCGATCCGAGCCAGAAGTTATGCGCGACCCAGCAGGCGGTTGAGCACCACATCACGCAGCGGGTGGTCAATCCTTTGCAGCGGAACAGCGCCCAGGTACTGACGGTGGTGCCGATAATCGGCAGGAGTTCCATCGCATGATGCAGTTTGCTGAAGCCGAGGATCAGGGTCAGGGCAATAAACACGCTCATCACCCAGAGTCTGCGGGTGCGCAGGGAGATGACGGTGCGGATAGCGTTCAGTTCTGCGCTCATGCCCGCCGGGTAAGCGCCCATCAGGAAAAAGTGCAGCCCAATGACCGAACTGTAGACGGCGAGCTGAAGCTTGAAACGCCGCTCGTCACGGTTGATAAAGGTGGTGATACCAATCAGAAAGGCGATGACGCCGACGCCTTGGGCCAGCCAATACGCGGTCATGACAACATCCTTAGCGGATAGAGAAAAGAAAACGGCGCTTCATTATATGAAACGCCGTTTTAAAATGCTAACTACAAATAATTACAGCGTTACGCCACTTTTGAATATCGCCAGTTCGCGGAAATCGTTGCGCTCGTTACAGGCTTTTTTGCCGCTGGCAATGTCGACGATGGTATCGACGAATTCGCTCAGTAACTGCGGCATAGCTTTGCCATGAATAAGCTGTCCGGCGTCGAAATCAATCCAGTGCTTTTTCTTCGCCGCCAGTTCACTGTTGGTAGCGATTTTTACCGTCGGGACAAATCCACCGTAAGGCGTGCCGCGACCGGTACTGAACAGCACCATATGGCACCCTGCCCCGGCCAGCGCGCTGGTGGCTACGGCATCGTTGCCCGGCGCACTCAGCAGATTAAGACCGTGAGTTTTCAGACGTTCACCGTAGCGCAGCACGTCAACCACCTGGCTGGAACCGGCTTTCTGCGTGCAGCCCAGCGATTTATCCTCAAGCGTCGTGATGCCGCCCGCTTTGTTACCCGGCGACGGGTTTTCGTAAATCGGCTGATTATGGGCGATGAAATACTGTTTGAAATCGTTGACCATCGTCACCAGCTTTTCAAACGTCTCTTCGTCACGGCAGTGGCTCATCAGCAGTTGCTCAGCGCCGAACATCTCCGGTACTTCGGTCAGCACGGTCGTCCCGCCGTTGGCAATCACATAATCCGAGAAGCGTCCCAGCATCGGGTTGGCAGTGATCCCGGAAAGGCCGTCTGAACCGCCGCACTCCAGACCAAATTTCAGCTCACCCAGCCTGCCCGGCTCGCGCTTGTCGTGGCGCATCACCTCGTAAAGCTGATGCAGATGCTCCAGGCCCGCTTCAATTTCATCTTCCTGATGTTGCAGGACCATAAAATGCACGCGCTCAGGGTCGAAATCACCCAGCGTTTCGCGGAACACATCGACCTGGTTGTTTTCACAGCCGAGACCAACCACCAGCACCGCGCCCGCATTCGGGTGACGCACCATGTTTTGCAGCATGGTGCGGGTGTTGATGTGATCGTCGCCCAGTTGCGAACAGCCGTAGGTATGGCTGAAGAGGAAAACGCCGTCGGTGCCTTCCGCATCGTTGGTCTCTTTCAGGAAACGGTTCTGGATCTGCCGGGCAATGCCGTTAACGCAACCGACGGTCGGCAGGATCCACAGCTCGTTACGCACGCCAACGTCACCGTTGGCGCGACGGTAAATCTGAACTTCACGATCCGCAGGCTGTACTTCTTCAGCCTGAAAATCAGGTTGATAGCGATACTCGTCCAGATCGCTGAGGTTAGTGCGCGTGTTATGGGCGTGAATGTGTTCCCCTGGCGCAATATCCGTCAGCGCATGACCAATAGGCAGACCATATTTTGTGACGTTTTCCCCTTTCGCAATGGCGCTAAGGGCAAATTTGTGCCCGCGCACCACGTCCTGACGCAGCGTGACGGTTTGACCGTCAACGGTCACTTCGGTGCCGTTTTCCAGGTCAGCCAGCGCGACAGCGACGTTGTCCTGCGAATGGATCTTAATGTATTGCATATCAACCAACCTCAAGGCTTAGTTCAGTTCAATGGCGAAGTAGTCACGCGCATTGTTAAAGCAGATATTTTTCACCATCTCGCCCAGCAGCTGAATATCTGCCGGCGCTTCGCCTGCTTCTACCCAGCGACCTATCATCTGGCACAGGATGCGACGGAAATATTCATGACGGGTGTATGAGAGGAAGCTGCGGCTGTCGGTCAGCATGCCCACGAAGCGGCTTAA
Coding sequences within it:
- a CDS encoding altronate dehydratase family protein: MQYIKIHSQDNVAVALADLENGTEVTVDGQTVTLRQDVVRGHKFALSAIAKGENVTKYGLPIGHALTDIAPGEHIHAHNTRTNLSDLDEYRYQPDFQAEEVQPADREVQIYRRANGDVGVRNELWILPTVGCVNGIARQIQNRFLKETNDAEGTDGVFLFSHTYGCSQLGDDHINTRTMLQNMVRHPNAGAVLVVGLGCENNQVDVFRETLGDFDPERVHFMVLQHQEDEIEAGLEHLHQLYEVMRHDKREPGRLGELKFGLECGGSDGLSGITANPMLGRFSDYVIANGGTTVLTEVPEMFGAEQLLMSHCRDEETFEKLVTMVNDFKQYFIAHNQPIYENPSPGNKAGGITTLEDKSLGCTQKAGSSQVVDVLRYGERLKTHGLNLLSAPGNDAVATSALAGAGCHMVLFSTGRGTPYGGFVPTVKIATNSELAAKKKHWIDFDAGQLIHGKAMPQLLSEFVDTIVDIASGKKACNERNDFRELAIFKSGVTL
- a CDS encoding TerC family protein, producing MNTVGTPLLWGGFAVVVVIMLAIDLLLQGRRGAHTMSMKQAAVWSLVWVTLSLLFNAAFWWYLATTQGRAVADPQALAFLTGYLIEKALAVDNVFVWLMLFSYFAVPAALQRRVLIYGVLGAIVLRTIMIFAGSWLIAQFDWLLYVFGAFLLFTGIKMALAKEDESGIGEKPMVRWLRSHLRMTDKIESEHFFVRKNGLLFATPLLLVLIMVELSDVIFAVDSIPAIFAVTTDPFIVLTSNLFAILGLRAMYFLLAGVAERFSMLKYGLSIILVFIGIKMLIVDFYHIPIAVSLGIVFGVLVVTLLVNVWVNRQHDKKQLMR
- a CDS encoding YgjV family protein, whose protein sequence is MTAYWLAQGVGVIAFLIGITTFINRDERRFKLQLAVYSSVIGLHFFLMGAYPAGMSAELNAIRTVISLRTRRLWVMSVFIALTLILGFSKLHHAMELLPIIGTTVSTWALFRCKGLTTRCVMWCSTACWVAHNFWLGSIGGTLIEGSFLIMNGLNIIRFWRMQKRGIDPFKIEKRVQEESPSAR
- the sstT gene encoding serine/threonine transporter SstT — protein: MTTQRTPGLFQRLAQGSLVKQILVGLVLGILLAWISTPAAIAVGLLGTLFVGALKAVAPVLVLMLVMASIANHQHGQKTSIRPILFLYLLGTFSAALVAVVFSFAFPSTLHLTSSANDIVPPSGIVEVLRGLLLSMVANPIDALLNANYIGILVWAVGLGFALRHGNETTKNLVNDMSSAVTFMVRLVIRFAPIGIFGLVSSTLATTGFATLWGYAHLLVVLISCMLLVALVINPLLVFWKIRRNPYPLVFACLRESGVYAFFTRSSAANIPVNMALCEKLNLDRDTYSVSIPLGATINMAGAAITITVLTLAAVSTLGVPVDLPTALLLSVVASLCACGASGVAGGSLLLIPLACNMFGIPNDIAMQVVAVGFIIGVLQDSCETALNSSTDVLFTAAACQAEDERLANNALRS